In Quercus robur chromosome 11, dhQueRobu3.1, whole genome shotgun sequence, the following proteins share a genomic window:
- the LOC126705481 gene encoding germin-like protein subfamily 1 member 11, translating into MTKLFTCLLTVALLALASSLASAHDPSSLQDFCVAVNNSNSAVFVNGKFCKDPKLTTADDFFFPGLDIPRSTSNQVGSNVTLIDVDKFPGLNTLGIALARVDYAPYGLNPPHIHPRATEIQTVIEGTLLVGFVTSNPDNRFITKVLNKGDVFVFPMGLIHFQFNIGETNALAFSSLSSQNPGVITIANATFGSNPPINPNVLAKAFQLDKNVVNYLQRKF; encoded by the exons ATGACGAAACTTTTTACTTGCCTTCTAACTGTGGCCCTATTGGCTTTGGCATCCTCTCTTGCCTCTGCTCATGACCCTAGTTCTTTGCAGGACTTTTGTGTTGCAGTTAACAATTCCAACTCTGCCG taTTTGTGAATGGAAAGTTTTGCAAGGACCCGAAGCTTACTACAGCCGATGACTTTTTCTTTCCGGGGCTTGACATTCCCAGAAGCACCTCAAATCAAGTTGGGTCAAATGTAACTCTTATAGATGTGGACAAATTTCCTGGCCTCAACACTTTAGGGATAGCCTTGGCTCGTGTTGACTATGCACCATATGGCCTAAATCCTCCCCACATTCACCCTCGTGCAACTGAGATTCAAACAGTCATAGAGGGTACTCTTTTAGTTGGCTTTGTTACATCCAATCCAGATAACCGTTTTATCACCAAAGTTCTAAACAAGGGTGATGTCTTTGTATTTCCAATGGGTCTCATTCACTTCCAGTTCAATATAGGAGAGACCAATGCCCTTGCATTTTCTAGTCTCAGTAGCCAAAATCCTGGGGTTATCACCATTGCAAATGCAACCTTTGGATCTAATCCTCCTATCAATCCTAATGTTCTCGCCAAGGCATTCCAACTTGACAAAAATGTGGTTAATTATCTTCAACGAAAATTCTAG